DNA from Gracilinanus agilis isolate LMUSP501 chromosome 3, AgileGrace, whole genome shotgun sequence:
attttctccatcactttctcaagtctaaattatcaacaaaacagtaaaccAAGTCCTGATTGGAGGCATTTTCTGATTCTGGAGTGTAAGTACTCACCCTGAAAATtgactgagggcagctgggtagctcagtggattgagagccaggcctagagaagggaagtcctaggttcaaatccagcctcagacacttcccagctgtgtgaccctaggcaagtcacttgacccccattgcctacccttaccactcttccacctataagtcaatacacagaagttaagggttaaaaaaaaataacaaaaaaaattgagctggctccagcatccTCTTGGATTGGTGACCCCCAAGAAAGCCAAGAACCCCAGGATCTAAACCAGTGCTTTCATTTTATAACTTAATTCAATCCGACCAATAATGTTTAAGTTCCTACTTTGTGTCAAGCACTAGtttcaggggaaaaggaagataaaacaaaacaatgtgtGCCTAGGGGCTGCTCTggagataaagagccagacctggaggtgggaagccctgggtttaaatctggtcttggacacttccttgctatgtgaccctgggcaagtcacctaacccccactgtctcctccttactgatcttctgctttggaacccattggttctaagactgaagtaaaaacaaacaaataaataaaaagcacctgccctcaggaagtttacattctactggggtgATATAGACACAAGTTTTTAGAAGAGAAGTATATACAAGGCAATGCTAATTGATCCAAAGAGCCCCAACTGGAAGGAACAATTCAAGGACAacaattaagcacctactgtgttccagtttgctgggaatacaaagatttAAAATTCGAAACCAGTCCCCATCCTCAAGGAACACATTCTCTGAGTGAGGGACAGCCTGTTCCAGACATGGAATGGTTAGTGGGTACAGTTTGCTAGTTTTAGGACAGGGAATTTGGGGAAGGGAATAATGGGAAAGGAGGCGGGACAGGTAAGCGGGAGCCCGATTGTGGAAACTTTAAATGCTCCGCTGAGAAATTTGTGGTTGctcctggaagtaatagggagccactgaaaatcTGTAAGGAGGGGAACCTGGGACCTGGAGAAAATAGAGATGTTGTGTGGATAGAATCAACAAGACAGGGCAAGCAATTGGCTCTCAAATTTGACTCCAAGGTTGGGAACCTACGCCACTGAAAATGTGCCCTCGTAGGAATAAGACGGggcaactgaggcagagagagaggtgaAATGGTTCACCCACAGGCACACAGCTGGAACTTGACCCCCAAGTCTTCCGACTCCGATGCTGTTGTCATGACAACGCAGTCCTTCTCCGAGCCGACATCTATGCCCACTAGCAAGTCGGATCCCCCTCCAGGTTTGCACACTTTTGTGGCAGAGAAGTGAGAAATGATTGCTCCCAGCCACATCAGAGCGTTTGTGGGTCCTCTCTccggagggagaggaaggaaaaggggtaTTTGACAGTGGTCGGGATCAATCAATAGGGTCAACTGTCAGCCCCAACCCAGCCTCACTCAAAAGCCTCAGTGTCCTTTTCTGTAAAAacgaaggagttggactagatgcccaCTAAGATCTCTGCCAGCTCTAAATTCATCACTGTTGGGAGCTtttcctctctggacctcagtttcccctcctgGCAGATATTCTCTTAGACCCTTTTTGGCCCGAGGTTCCACGTCAGCCGGGCGCCCTCTGGCTTCAGACCTGTCCGGACCCCCTGATGGGTTATCCGTGCAGTGGGTTCAggcttcttttccctcttccctgccTCGGCCCTCAGGgagaggagcaggaagaagttCCGGCCCAGGGTGGAGGGTGGGTCCCCCTTCTCAAGCCCCTCCCCCCCGGCCCCACCCTGGCAGAAAGATCCGGCTCAGACCCGGACACCCGGGGTTCATCTCTCAGCCCTGGGGCGTGAGAAAGCCCAGAGGATTAGGGGAGCCGGGTGGTTCGAGGTTAGATGGGGCAGGACTGTTGGTTCTGCCTCACCTGGAATGGGGTGGAGACAGGCTGAGTGCTGGAGCTGTTTTCCTGGGGAGATGATGGTGAATTTGGGGTGGTGGAAGGCAAAGGCTTGAGGGCTTGGGCCCCCCTCCCCGCGGAGCGCCCTCCAAAGCGCTTCGCCTGCACTCGGCCATCCTGGCCAGAGGAGGTGAGACTTCTCAGGTGAAATccaacttcctgcttcctcaAAGTCCCTGAGTCTTCCCCGGGTGAGGCAGggcagaggaggaaagaagaactGAGGGGGAGCCTGGGagctggaggaggagggaggcacCCCAGCGCTGGGGAtgaatggatggagagagagaaacacccaGCCACGGAGGAAGCTAGAGACCTGAAAGGATGGCGGAGACAGGGGGAGAGCAAAGGATGGCTTCTGGCTTGGGAAATTCTAGTCAGAGACGATGGATGACAAAGAGCCCGGAGAGGACCCAGAGAGTGGAGAGAGTGGGATGATGGGTGGGCAGAACCCAGGAGACCTGGGGAGCCACTGGGTCTCAAAGACACTCCAAGGTGTGAACCTAGAGCACTGAAAGTGTACCCTGCGTAGGAacaagatggggaaactgaggcccagagggatgGATCATTTTTTCTGGTTGGGGTAGGTCAGAGTGCTCTGCCCTTCACTCACTGTAAGccttcctctcctgtcctctgTTCCTCTGCAGGTCTACCCACCGGTGACACCAATGAGCACAATGACGCCGCTCAACTCCTACATGACCCTGAGCCCCCTGAGCCCCCCATACCCACCTCCTGGCCTGCCAGCCTCACCCCTTCCAGCTGGCCCCCTGGCCCCGACGGCGCCCCCAGCGCCTCTGGGACCTCCATTCCCAGGTCTGGGACCCAGCGGGGGCAGCGGAGGGGGCCCCGGGTATGCTGGCCCAGGACCTGTGCTGGGTCGTCCGAAGGAGGCCCCGAAGGGCAGCTACCGGCGTCCTCTGGCCCATGCCAAACCCCCCTACTCCTACATCTCCCTCATCACCATGGCCATCCAGCAGGCCCCCGGCAAGATGCTGACCCTCAATGAGATTTACCAGTGGATCATGGACCTGTTCCCTTACTACCGGGAGAACCAGCAGCGATGGCAGAACTCCATCCGCCATTCTCTCTCCTTCAACGATTGCTTCGTCAAGGTGGCCCGGTCCCCGGACAAGCCCGGCAAAGGCTCGTACTGGGCCCTCCACCCAGGTTCCGGCAACATGTTCGAGAACGGCTGCTATCTCCGGCGGCAGAAGCGCTTCAAGCTGGAGGAGAAGGTCAAGAAAGCTGACGGTGCAGGGGGAGGGACAGGGGCCCGGGGGGCGGCGGGGGCTGCCTCGGCCGGCTcgtcttcctccccacccccacctcctggGCCCCCTCCTCAGGAGGCAGAGGCCccgggtggaggggagggaacaTCAGGGACCCTGAACTGCAGCTCCCCCCCGCCTTCTGGGGGGCCCTATTTCCCTGGCTTGGAGCTCCCTGGGGAGCTGAAGCTGGATGTCCCCTATAACTTCAACCACCCCTTCTCTATCAGTAACCTGATGTCTGAGCAGGCGGCACCAAGCACGCTGCCACAGGCAGTGTCCAAGCTGGACGTGGGCTTCCCTGGCTACGGGGCCGAGGGCGAGGCTGGTGTCTACTACCAGGGCCTGTATACCCGCTCCCTGCTCAATGCATCCTAgccagaggggagaagagagtggcgtggagaggagggaagaggatggGCCTGGGCCACCAGGGTGGAGGCAGTTGTCATCCACAGGGACCGACATGCCCCCCGTGTCCGTTGGAATGGACAGCTCTCTTGGTTAGCCGCTGGCTGCCATTTCAATGGATCCCATTGGTCGTCATGATGGCTTTCATCCTAGTTTCCTTCTGGCCACCATTTTGGTTGATGTCTTGGATCATCCCATTGGTTATCCCATTGGCTGCCATTTTCCCCTCCACGGTGCCATATTCTAAGTGGGGATTGGCTGAAGAAGAGTCAGTAAGGATTGGGGAGGGAGGTGGGCTGTTGGAGCTGGTCCCTTCGAACCCTCCCTTAACTGGGaggcagaggaagggaggggactGTGGCCAGGAACAGGAGTCCCCTTTCCAGTGGCTTCTGAGCATGGACATTAAAGCTTTTCTCCCCCTCTCAGCCTGCATCCCAGCTGCCTCTTTTCGCCCGCGTCAGGATGGGGAGGAACTCTGATGCTTGGGTCTCTCTTTCCCCCAGAGCTGTGGCCATTGGTGAGAGAGggcagacccccccccccatccctcctTGGATTTGCTGGCAATGGAGCTTCCTTCCTAATCTTCCAGATCCTGAATAATAGCAATGATGGCCACAGTGAGGTGggattttgagatggaaggggCCTCCAAGAGCCTACAGTCCAATTGTctccttttatggatgaggacCAGAGaggcagtgacttgtccagggccacacaattaAGTATCAGAACTGGGATTTGGGCTCAGGTCCATGAACTCGAGATGCTTAAAGAATCCTGAATTtaggggacagcaaggtggctcagtggatagagagtcaggcccagagatgggaggtcctgagttcaaatatgacctcagacacgtcctagcagtgtgaccctgggcaagtcatttaacccccattgcctcacccttaccactcttctgccttgggaccaagacacagcattgactctaagatggaaggtttggGGTTAAAAACAAATGCTGAATTGGGCTGGTACCCTGGTATTGCCACTCAGCCTTGGGGAAGTCACCTCTTCTCTTCGAGGGGAGCCTGGGGCCTCTGCTCAGGCTATTGGGGCTGgagctggggagggggtggggaaggcagCCATGGGCCTGACCTTTGCTCCTCACCTTCCCCCACCAGTGTCCCTGACCCCTGGACAGTTTGCTCACCAGAGCCACCCCCGCCAGTCTGGcccaggagagagggaggggggaggtcctTCCTCCGACCTGACCCTCCCCCCTTAGAGGGTCTCCCAGCAGCCCCTTGGGAGAGGAGCCAAGTGGGGCTTGGGGGATGGTGTCCAGTTCTTGGGGAGAGCTGAGCCCTGGGCGCCTGGAGGCCCCCCACCACTTCCCCCTCTAGctagctctctcttcctctgtgtcTCTCACCTCCATTCGCTGTCTCATCTCAGCCCATCTCTggccatctctgggcctggaacTGCCACTTCCCACCTGTTTTTCAAACTGGGCTTTGCCTGTTTCTCCACAACTCTCTATGTGTCCCACCGCCCTCATCTCAGACCAGGGATCTTAGTCCCTGGGGTGTGCATGTGTTTCTGGCTGAGCGTGGCTGTCCACGGGTTCCCCGGCCTCTTCTCTCCGGGCCTGCCTCCCTGTCCCAGTGGTAGGGGCACAGGGCCAGCCCTCTTCTGTCTAGTTGTCTGCTCTGGCCCTCTGACTGTCCCGGTGTGTTT
Protein-coding regions in this window:
- the FOXA3 gene encoding hepatocyte nuclear factor 3-gamma: MLGAAPSVKMEAHELSEWSYFPEASEVYPPVTPMSTMTPLNSYMTLSPLSPPYPPPGLPASPLPAGPLAPTAPPAPLGPPFPGLGPSGGSGGGPGYAGPGPVLGRPKEAPKGSYRRPLAHAKPPYSYISLITMAIQQAPGKMLTLNEIYQWIMDLFPYYRENQQRWQNSIRHSLSFNDCFVKVARSPDKPGKGSYWALHPGSGNMFENGCYLRRQKRFKLEEKVKKADGAGGGTGARGAAGAASAGSSSSPPPPPGPPPQEAEAPGGGEGTSGTLNCSSPPPSGGPYFPGLELPGELKLDVPYNFNHPFSISNLMSEQAAPSTLPQAVSKLDVGFPGYGAEGEAGVYYQGLYTRSLLNAS